The region CCGCTTGCTGGGCTCTTGTGCTGATGATCACAGGGCTCTATATGTGGTTTCCGCGCAGCGGAGCCGAAATTCGCGGAACTCTGCTTCCCAGATTGCGAAGCAAGAGCAAACGCATATTCTGGCGCGACGTACATGCGGTAACAGGATTCTACGGGTCGCTGATCGTGATCTTTATGATCCTTACAGGCCTTTTTTGGACAGGATTCTGGGGCGAAAGGTTTGCGAGTGTCTGGTCCGGTTTTCCACCACAAAAGAATGCCGAAGGTTTCAGTTCGACCGTTTTGACCGGTTCGCTGAACACGACCTCTGATAAGAAAATTGCTTGGGCAGCCGAGCAAATGCCGATGCCCGAATCACAGCACGGAGCGCACGATCACAGCAAGATGCTCGCTGAACAAAACACTCCTCTAATTACGCAAGGCATCGATCTGAATACGGTCGATAGAATAGCTAGAAACAATGATGTTGTCACCGGATATTCGATCGTTTTTCCGCAAAAGGAAACGGGTGTTTTTACGATCTCGGCTCCGCTTGGCGATCCATTCAGGCAGCAGACGATACACGTTGACCGATTTTCCGGTGAAGTGCTTGCCGAGGTCGGCTGGAAGGATTATGCCGTAGTGCCCAAAGCGGTGACAGCCGGTATTTCTCTTCACGAAGGCCTCGTTTTCGGCCTGGCGAATCAGTTATTGATGTTGTTCGCCGCCTTGACGGTTTTTATCTTGGCAGTTAGCGGAACAGTGATGTGGTGGAGGCGGCGGCCAGCTAAACGTCTCGGAGCGCCGCCGATGCCAGACAATTTTCCGTTATGGAAAACGGCTGTCGCGATCATCGTCATACTTGGTGTATTATTTCCGCTTGTTGGAATATCGCTGATCGTCGTTTTGTTATTTGATCGAGTTGTTTTAAGCCAACTGCCAAAACTTCGCGAAATGATCAGCTAACCGAGAATATTATTTCTTCATTTCTTCATCTATCAGTGCTCTTAGAGGCTCTTCGCCAAAACGTGCAAGCTCGCGGCCATTAACAAAGAATGTAGGCGTGCGGCGAACGCCTAGGCCCTGACCGTCTTTACGGTCACGTTCGAGTTTTTCTGCGAAACGCTTTTCTGCTACCGCCGCAGTGTATTTTTCCGCATCGATGCCCAAGGTTTTTGCGTAGCTCTTGAATAGTGCGTCGATATCCGGTTTTGGAGCCGAGCTCGGCGGCCCGTGCGGTGTGCCCCACTCGCCTTGCTTTTCAAAAAGAAGTTTCTGGGCTTCCCAGTATTTCCCTTCTTCGCCGGCGACCTCGGTAAACGTCGCCGCCTTAAAGGAATTTGGATGCAGCGGCATATAACGAACGACAAGGCGGATCTGCCCGTCGTAGTCAGCCATTATTTTCTTGACCACGGGCGAGAATCCGGCGCAGGATTCGCACTCGGGATCGAGAAATTCGACAAGCGTAATTTTTGCGTTCTCAGGGCCGATCGACGGACTATCCGAGCGTATCAATTGGCCTTTCGGAGCAGCCGTGGCCGCGGTGTTGGTCGGCTTCCGCTCGCTTTGCACTGATTCTCGGTAAAAATATGTGCCGATAACGGCGCCGACAACGACGATCACGGCCAGCATTATGAGGATCTTGATGTCATTTCTCATTGAGCAAACTTCCTTTTGGTCTATAAATTAACAAAACAAAAACTATGGCTGCAAAAGCCGCGAGTCCCATCATCGGTATCGTAATAAAGCCAAGCATCTCGATCTGGACTGCATTGCATGGAACGCCTTCGGAACATGGCGTCAGGCTTTCGGGAATAAAACCGTAGTAGATCAGGTTGTGATAAATCGCTATAGCAAGTCCGATGATCGCGAACGGCAGAGCGTACAGTTTAATATGCAGATCATTGAGCAATATCCCTACGCCGATAATGATAACGAGCGGATACATGGCGATGCGTTGATACCAGCAAAGCACACACGGCGGCAGCATCATTACTTCTGAAAAGAAGAGGCTTCCGACCACGGACGACAGGGCCAGTAGCCAAGCACAATGCGGCAGAATATTGTTTATCAAACCAGGCACTTTTTATTTAATGTAAAGAGGCTGCCCTTAGGAGACAGCCTCTTTGGTATAGAGACAGAGTGAACTCAAACAGCAGGAGCGTCCTGCTTGACCGCGTCCTTTGCCTTATTACAGCAAGGGCAGTCACAGCCTTTGCCGTCCTTACCCATGTGATGCTTCATATGTATGCCGGTCGCATCGGCATTGTCCATTTTGACTGACTTCCCGTCCGCATCTTTATTCATCATTGGGCATGAGGTTTTACCTTCTTCCTTAACAACGGCCGTTGCTGCCGTTGAAGATGTATCACCTTTGTTCATCATCGGACAATCTTTGGTGTGACTCATTTTCGCGAGTTTACCGTCGGCACCTGCTTTCATCATTGGGCAGCTTTCGCCGTCGCCATGACAGCAGTTGCAGTTATCACAATGTGAAGCGGTTTCCTTGCCGTCTGAGCTTTTCGCCTTCATCGGGCACGAATCTCCGTGACTGCAGCAGCACGAAGCTGCAATTGCGTCTGTCGTCAGATCGGTCGCTGAGCTGGATGAGTAAACAACAATGGCGAGGCCAAAGACGAGTATCGCCGATATAGCTAGAAATATTTTCTTTTTCATTTTAGTTCTCCGTAATTTATAAGATCTTGCCGTGCCGAAGCAGAGAGCCGCGCAAAAAGAGCGTTGCTTCAGCATTTTGACGGTGCAACTCGCGCTGCACTCCGAGGCGCAGTTCTAGATACGGAAAACCTGATTCCGGACCCGCTCAAATCGAAGGTCATTTGGCGGCGGGCGATAGTGGTATTCTGAAGTCTGACGCGACCGAACGATGAATGTCGGTGCGAGATCGATCTTTTCGACAGATGGAGCAATTACAAGATTGACAGCAACGCCGTATTTACTTTCGACTGGCGCCGCTATGACGTTGATCGGTATAACACAGTTTTTTGTCGATCTTGTATCGAACGAAGTCGCATTTTGCGGAGTTGTTGCCTTTTTCGCCTGATGGCAGTCGGTGCTCTTCTTCTTAAGCGGACAATGTGCCGCGGAAGTCAACTGAATGTGGTAGTTACAATAGGCGAGACAAAAAACCGCAATGGGATTGAGGCCAAGAAATATTACGACAAAAAGCGAAAGCGTTCTGATGTATTTTCCCTGAAAACTCATTGCAACTTATCCTACCACAATTTGGGTTCAACGGTGTGATTTTTGTCACTCTTTTTAAGACTCAAGAATGCCTAACCACACACGGAAGCGGGAGTTTACGAGACAAATATTCGAACTAATCCGAAGAGGCCGCCTCCGAGTATGACCCAAAATACATCTACCTTTAGGCGGAAGAGTGCAACGAAGGCGGCAATGCCCGTAATTAAGGCGAACCAATTGATATTTCCGCCAAAACCCTCAGAGAAAATAACCGCTGAACCGAAGACAAGAGCGAGATTGAGGATCACACCAACGACAGCGGCCGTTACGCCTGAAAGGGCTCCGGTAAGCACTTTGCTGCCGCGAAGTTTTTCTATATAGGGTGCTCCTAGAAAGATAAAAAGGAACGACGGCAGGAATGTCGTGTAGGTCGTGATCAATGCTCCGATTACGCCGGACATGAGCGGAGACATCCCGTCAGATGGATTGTTCCAACCTGCCATAAATCCGACGAATTGGAGCACCATGATTAGTGGTCCCGGCGTTGTTTCGGCAAGTGCGAGTCCGTCAACGGCTTGCGTCGGGGTGATCCAGGTATACGGAGCCGTAGTAACCGCTTGTGTTACGTAGGCAAGTACCGCGTACGCTCCGCCAAATGTTACTAGAGCGGAGACGGTGAAAAACTTATATTCCTCGACATGCAAACTGCTGAATCCACGCCATGCAATTAGTGCCGTGAAAGGCACCAGCCATAACACAATACCGACGGCGAGAGTTTTGACGAGTCGAGATCGACTCGGAACAGTGTGTTCAAGAGGTGTTTCATCATCAGGGATGACAAGCGACAGTTTTTGGTCATCGTCGGTTACATTACGATCCTTATGTTTCTCAATTGGCGTTGCGAATAAAGCGGGCGTAAACCAAATTCCAGCAAGCCCTGCCAAAGCAGCACCTAAAACAATCAACGGAAACGGAACATGAAGGAAATAGATCGCGACAAAGGCAAGAGCGGCAATTGCGTAATGTGTCTCACGTTTAAGGGCGCGTTTGCCGATCTTAAAAAGAGCTTCGACAACTATTGCAACGACAACGGGCTTGAAACCGTCGAGCACGCCATTCACGGCCGGAATGTGCCCATAAGCGGCGTACACATAAGACAGTCCGAGCAAGATAAAGATCGAGGGAATCACAAAGAACGCACCAGCGATAATGCCGCCTAAAGTACGGTGCATCAGCCAACCTATGTACACAGCAAGCTGTTGGGCCTCAGGCCCCGGCAGCAGCATGCAGTAATTCAACGCGTGTAGGAACCGCTCTTCGCCAAGCCAGCGTCGCTTATCGACAAGCTCCTTGTGCATTATCGCGATCTGCCCCGCCGGGCCACCAAACGAAATGAATCCGAGCTTCAACCAAAAGCGAAAGGCTTCGGTGAAGGAGACGTGTCGTTTACCAGTCAGTTTTTCCACATTTAATTAAACATTAAACCGGAAATCAACCACGTCGCCGTCTTGCATGATGTACTCTTTGCCCTCGAGGCGGGCGAGGCCTTTTTCGCTGGCGGCTTTTCGGCTGCCACAGGCCACGAGGTCGTTATAGCCGATGATCTCGGCGCGGATGAAGCCGCGTTCGATGTCAGTGTGGATCTCACCGGCGGCCTGTGGAGCCTTGGTACCAATGGGAATTGTCCAGGCACGGACTTCTTTTTCGCCGGCCGTGAGAAAGCTCATCAGTCCGAGCATGTGAAAGGCGGCTTTGATCAGTTCGTCGACACCGCTTGAGGCGAGGCCGAGGTCCTTTAGATATTCGCTGCGCTCGGCTGCGTCGAGGGCGACGAGCTCAGCCTCGAGCTTTGCACAGATCACGACAACATCGGCGTTCTCACTGGCCGCGTGTTTTTTTACCGCCGCGACATGTGGATTACCGTCGGGGTTTGCAAGGGTTTCTTCATCAACGTTGGCGGCGTAGATCGTGGGTTTGGTCGAGAGAAAGAACCAGGTTTTAACTATGGCTCGTTCGTCATCAGTAAGGTCGACGGCTCGTGCAGGACGGCCTTCTTCTAGCACGGGCAGAATCTTGTCGAGTATGACAAGTTCAGCCTTGGCGTCTTTATCACCGCCTGATTTAGCCGAGCGGGTCGCTTTATCCTTGCGTTTCTCAGCAGAAGCAAGATCGGCAAGGGCAAGCTCGATCTGGATCGTCTCGATGTCTCGCACGGGATCGACCGAACCTTCGACGTGGATAATGTTGTCGTCGTCAAAGCATCGGACGACTTGAATGACGGCATGCGTCTCACGGATGTTGGCGAGAAACTGATTGCCCAAACCTTCGCCTTTGGATGCACCGCGAACGAGGCCGGCGATATCCAAAAACTCGACCGTCGCAGGTACGACCTTTTGTGCATTGTTGAGCTTTTCGAGTACGGCAAGCCGTTCGTCGGGCACAGCGACGACGCCGACATTCGGTTCAATGGTCGCAAAAGGGTAATTTGCCGCCAGCGCCGCTTCCTGGGCGGTCAAGGCATTAAAAAGTGTAGATTTTCCGACGTTGGGCAAGCCAACGATTCCTGCTTGTAACATATAGGTGCGTAAGCCGTGTGTTAGGCCAAAACTCTGATTTTACAGATTGTGCGTGGTTTTGGAAAGATTGGTGAGCCGAGTAGCTCTAAGAACGCAGTCACTATCATTCCCGGTCGTGACAATTTTTTCTGTAGCATATTGTGTTTTACGCCCGTTTTACGGTAAGTTATTTACAAGTTTGGAATCGCTCCACTAACACACATATATGGTCATTTCTTTGATTCTACTTGCATTACTTGCGCTTAGCGGCCTGGCATTGACTTACCTTGTCGTGAAGGACGAGTCTTTTATGTGGCGGCTTTCGGCCGGGAGCATTGCCGGTTCGACCATGTATGGCGTGGTCGTATTTGCGGTTTGCTATGTCGCGGGAGTTTTTACGCCGGTCACACTGCTAGTTGCGCTTGCGATCTCACTGCTGCCTTTGCTGTTGCTGTGGAAGCGGCCTGATATACAAAAGCAATTTCTGCACGACTGGGCAGTTGCCAAGGGTAAGACGCAGGGTTGGAATCTAAAGAAGCTGATAACGCTGTCGTATTACCTCTTCTTTTTCACGGTTATCTTTTTCTTCTTTGCGCAGGCCTGTTATTACATTCCCGAGGGCGGCAAGGTTGCAGCCGGTATAACTACTGGCGGCTATCAGAATCTGGGCGATCTTTCATTTCACCTCGGCGGCATATTCGCTTTTTCCGAAGGTGCGGTGTTTCCGCCGCAGAATCCGTCCTATGCCGGAGCTAAGTTCTCGTATCCGTTCATGGCGGATATGCTTGCAGCCTGTTTCGTTAAACTTGGTGCTGATTTCAAAGAAGTAATATTGGTTCAGAACGTGACCTGGGCAATCGCTCTGATGCTTATTCTGAAGCGGTTTACCGAAAAGATCACCGGCAGCTTGCTTGCAGGACGCATCGCACCTGCGATCTTGTTCTTTAGCGGCGGACTTGGGTTTATTTGGTTTTTCCAGGATCTCGGCGCAGCAACGAAAGGCTTTAGCGATTTTATCTGGAATTTGCCGATCGATTACACGATCCGCAACGACGCCAAGGCACTGTTTCGTTGGGGCAATACGATGACCGTATTGTTCATCACGCAGCGAGGTATATTGTTCGGAATGCCGCTGACGATATTAGTCTTGCAATATTTCTGGCGTATCTTCAGCCGAGAGGAAGGCACGGAAGTCGAAACGGCCTCCGCCGCTGCTCTAAAGCCCAGTTTCTTTGGCAAGTTTCCATTGGGCCCTTTTCTCGTAGGATTGATGGCGGGAACGCTTATTCTCGTGCATTTGCACAGTTTAGCAGCGTTGTTTATCGTCTCGGCGTTTCTCTTTTTCCTCAAGCTCGACAAATGGACCGCTTGGATCTCATTCGGCGTCGGAACCGCATTGATCGCTGTGCCGGAGCTTGTGTGGTCGATCACGGGAACCGCTACGGACACAGAGAAGTTTTTTGGCTGGCACTTCGGCTGGGACAAGCGGGAAAATGATTTCCTCTGGTTCTGGCTCAAGAACACCGGTCTTACGATCCCGGCGCTCTTTGTCGGACTTTACCTTTTGTGGAAACAATGGAAGGACGCGAATCCGGATCTTGACGACGACGATGCCGACGAGCATGAGAGTGAAGAACCGGCTCCTAAGAAGGTCAAGAAACAAAAACAAAAACCGGACAACAAGCCCGTGCTCGACATTCCTAACGGTAGGGTTTTGTTATACTTTTACTTGCCATTCGCATTCTTGTTCATTCTCACAAACGTCGTAAAGCTTGCGCCGTGGGAATGGGACAACATCAAGGTTTTGATCTACTGGTTCGTAGGTTCCATACCGTTGATAGCGTATGCGGTCGCTTGGCTTTGGATGCAGCGCGGGAACTTTTGGAAGGGCGTGGCCGCGCTTTGCCTTGTCGTGCTGACGTTTGCCGGCGCAGTCGATGTTTGGCGTGTCGCGTCAAGCCAACTTAAGCTGGGTGTCTTTAACAACGACTCGATGAAGCTGGCTAATGCGATCAAGCAAAAGACACAGCCCGGTGCACTTATCCTCAACGGCGGCATATATAATTCGACAGTCGTGCTTTCCGGACGGCAATCGCTGATGCGATATCCTGGACATCTGGGATCATACGGCATCAATTACGGTGAACGTGAGAACGATGTCAAGAAGATATATCAGGGCTTGCCGGAGGCGGACAGTTTGCTGCAGAAACACAACATCGAATATGTGGTGACAACGCCTGAAGAAGAGTATTATTTAAGTCAAAGTAACCTAAAACTGAATTATGAATATTTCAGTAAGTTTCCGGTAATTGCGGA is a window of Chloracidobacterium sp. DNA encoding:
- a CDS encoding thioredoxin domain-containing protein; translation: MRNDIKILIMLAVIVVVGAVIGTYFYRESVQSERKPTNTAATAAPKGQLIRSDSPSIGPENAKITLVEFLDPECESCAGFSPVVKKIMADYDGQIRLVVRYMPLHPNSFKAATFTEVAGEEGKYWEAQKLLFEKQGEWGTPHGPPSSAPKPDIDALFKSYAKTLGIDAEKYTAAVAEKRFAEKLERDRKDGQGLGVRRTPTFFVNGRELARFGEEPLRALIDEEMKK
- the chrA gene encoding chromate efflux transporter codes for the protein MEKLTGKRHVSFTEAFRFWLKLGFISFGGPAGQIAIMHKELVDKRRWLGEERFLHALNYCMLLPGPEAQQLAVYIGWLMHRTLGGIIAGAFFVIPSIFILLGLSYVYAAYGHIPAVNGVLDGFKPVVVAIVVEALFKIGKRALKRETHYAIAALAFVAIYFLHVPFPLIVLGAALAGLAGIWFTPALFATPIEKHKDRNVTDDDQKLSLVIPDDETPLEHTVPSRSRLVKTLAVGIVLWLVPFTALIAWRGFSSLHVEEYKFFTVSALVTFGGAYAVLAYVTQAVTTAPYTWITPTQAVDGLALAETTPGPLIMVLQFVGFMAGWNNPSDGMSPLMSGVIGALITTYTTFLPSFLFIFLGAPYIEKLRGSKVLTGALSGVTAAVVGVILNLALVFGSAVIFSEGFGGNINWFALITGIAAFVALFRLKVDVFWVILGGGLFGLVRIFVS
- a CDS encoding disulfide bond formation protein B, yielding MPGLINNILPHCAWLLALSSVVGSLFFSEVMMLPPCVLCWYQRIAMYPLVIIIGVGILLNDLHIKLYALPFAIIGLAIAIYHNLIYYGFIPESLTPCSEGVPCNAVQIEMLGFITIPMMGLAAFAAIVFVLLIYRPKGSLLNEK
- a CDS encoding PepSY domain-containing protein gives rise to the protein MSDLDVSKPNDFYRSVWRWHFYAGLFAIPFMIMLSVTGIIYLFKPQLDAVMYRDLMFVSPKAQTATADEQLSAVRAAYSDATIKAFTPSPAADRSSKFDITANDKRNLFVFVDPHDAHVLGSYDADRNLQNYALLLHGELMIGRVGDTLIELAACWALVLMITGLYMWFPRSGAEIRGTLLPRLRSKSKRIFWRDVHAVTGFYGSLIVIFMILTGLFWTGFWGERFASVWSGFPPQKNAEGFSSTVLTGSLNTTSDKKIAWAAEQMPMPESQHGAHDHSKMLAEQNTPLITQGIDLNTVDRIARNNDVVTGYSIVFPQKETGVFTISAPLGDPFRQQTIHVDRFSGEVLAEVGWKDYAVVPKAVTAGISLHEGLVFGLANQLLMLFAALTVFILAVSGTVMWWRRRPAKRLGAPPMPDNFPLWKTAVAIIVILGVLFPLVGISLIVVLLFDRVVLSQLPKLREMIS
- the ychF gene encoding redox-regulated ATPase YchF, encoding MLQAGIVGLPNVGKSTLFNALTAQEAALAANYPFATIEPNVGVVAVPDERLAVLEKLNNAQKVVPATVEFLDIAGLVRGASKGEGLGNQFLANIRETHAVIQVVRCFDDDNIIHVEGSVDPVRDIETIQIELALADLASAEKRKDKATRSAKSGGDKDAKAELVILDKILPVLEEGRPARAVDLTDDERAIVKTWFFLSTKPTIYAANVDEETLANPDGNPHVAAVKKHAASENADVVVICAKLEAELVALDAAERSEYLKDLGLASSGVDELIKAAFHMLGLMSFLTAGEKEVRAWTIPIGTKAPQAAGEIHTDIERGFIRAEIIGYNDLVACGSRKAASEKGLARLEGKEYIMQDGDVVDFRFNV